The genomic region tcacgtggaagtgacgtaaccatgtgcacagtgcggaagctaataaaataataataaaagtagtacgaataaataaaatccagctttacacaaagtaaaagCATACATGTGTAAGTGTAAGTGTGAAAACCAAAGTTCAAAgctcgaagacctaatgcagtccgggagaaaatgacgctacaaaaacacacccaaaggtggtcctacactggtaataatctgtcagatatgccgggaaaatcctctggggagccaccaagaATGTTAGccaactaaaacctggaggggcgcaaaacaaaaattgtgagtgggcaaaacaaagcttttcaaaaaccatttcataaacaagattctaacccctcgccgtaaaacctgtatacttcccaggaaatataatatatatatatatatatatataaatcatgctccgaaatatgccatgccaaatgtctCTAATAGAACGCAAGTGCTCaggaatgtcaaatcaatgccatgtaatctgtcagccggagtcacctaacgtgacctgtacgactgaatctagagctcaaatctccatctcactaactatacctgcacacgagtcggaaccacctaaagtggtctgtacgacaggactgggtgtaatataagtacactcaagtgctacgatcacgtaaaggctaggcgaataatcgcgggtcacctacgagttggaaccacctaaagtggtctatacgacatgactgtgcacctaacttggatccaagatgagcatgtgctgcgggaggtgaacatcacgtgaaggactgtgcccaactctgggcgggagcactaacaccgggggtgcaggttatgagctctctatgcatctcaaatcactactaaacgtaaacataaatcataactcacatgacacttacctgtgcgtccgcaacaccaaacatatataaacatatgcgactcataatgcgtaaataaatggcaaacaataagcatggcatataaacgtataatgtttcaaatcaatttctaggaaaaacataagtatataggtatatacggaaaaccaaaaggccactcactgatatgtagaagggtcataacacccttgcctcgagtgaccgcgctcgtcctcaggataggtctcacctatatgcgaaacaactataaaaacgttaattttaaaacacataaccaaccttatgaaataacttctcatacaatgctcaaatggggtgtatgaatacaccaacgtgatctactcaacctcaggaacatccccatatttttagaaaaattttccaccgccgcacgcgcccccacgcgccggccaaggcacggccacacgcgcaggcacatgcctggcacactgacggcgtcagttaacgccgtcaggaatatttcgttaactttAATGGATTCCGTTAacaccgttaggaatattccgtccaaactgacggaatattctatcGTCTTCTCtggcgaggctccggcgccgtcgccagcgccggaaaatcgtgaaaatttcaaaacttcatatgttcttcgtttttcaaccaaatttcacaaaattggtaccaaaatgaagcttacaacgagaggaaccaatccataccactttcaagcactaaaacacaTGGAATCTCAccaggaaaacaccaccaactccggccaaccttgtaactcacgatcccgacgtccaaaaccttcaaacgaaccaccccgagcctcctaaggacctcatcAAGcctcctacaagcttgaaattcccaaaaacacaagaattaacgtgtgcatgaatagtgaccaaatcggggtatcccgagttcgacgtgaaaacgaaggtatccttacctgaaatgggtatggttgaacttctacggacctcacaagcatgaatatgtactttgtttcctcgatctgtgaagatttggagggttttggggtgtgtccgtacaaatGGGGATGGAAATAGGAGAGAGAAAGGGCTCGGGACAGGGGTGCAAGGCAGGGAAAGGGTGAGGGAGGTGTGGGGGAATGTGTGTGGCCCAGAACTTGCcaacaaaaatcccaaaaacaaccacacaacgaaacaaccatgctaggggcaaaatcgtcatttcacccctacggttcgaaaatctggaacgggctgtcacaataaATGCTTTCTTCAACAAAGCAAGAGAGTGACCACTACTGAAAATTGGAAAGGAAAGAGAATGAAGGGGTAAAAAAGGATTGTCATCGACTCCAAAACCAAAGACATTCTTCTTAGTGACTCCAATTGTGTTAGGTTCCTTACTTAAGTCTTTCTAACAATTTTTCCATATGTTTTGACAATTTTGATACAAACGAGTTAACCTCTCAAATAGATAGTCAAATAAATAGAAGTGTGATAAAATGACTTAAGTGAGAAACACGATGCAATTAAAGGAAATCCTCTATGACGAAACATATGTATAGCTCATGGATATCTCCCCTATGGGAAACCATGAGAATCTGTCATTTTCACGAAGAAATCATGCACGAAGGTCGGCATCAAGTCGATTGAAACCCTCAACTTCTGCGCCAAGATATTAATAAGTAACCTTACCGCACGTTTCCCAAGTGATTTTTTTATCTAATCGACAATTGAAAAAGACAATTTGCAGATGTctacttgaaaaaaaatcatttgtaaATCAatcgttttttattttgtaccaaACATGTAACTCGTTTTAAATTCTTTTGTCTCGATACTTGAATCCCCTCATCCACTATGTAAACGAGAATCTATCACGATGCAATTGATGGGCCCGGGTCCATCAACTTTCTGGGCGAGATTATTAGAAAGCCCAAATGATGTGGGCCTGATTGTCGATCGTACCCCGAAATCATAAAATCCAACCCATCGACCTCATTCCGTTTCCTtctccctctcttcttcttgcTCAGTGAAACAGCGCTTCCCTCTTCACTTGGCCGAGTCACTAGCAGCTCCGCCCTCCGACCGAAACCCTAGCTCTCTGCCACCATGAACTGCGCACGTAagcctctctccctctctctcttttaactatctctccctctctagaGAATTCGTTGCTTTAGGGCCTCGTTTTAACTGatctctcattttcttccttctcttcctctttgccTGTACAGTATCCGGCGAGGTGCCGGAAGAGCCTGTGGTCTCCAAGAAGTCCGGGTTGCTCTTCGAGAAGCGTTTAATCGAGCGACATATCTCGGTGCgttccttctctctccctctcttcatTCTAGGTTTTTCTTTGGGTTTTAGCAATATTtactgtttggttgctgggaaaaTCCTGGAAAATTAGAGAATAATAAACATGTGGAAATTTCTTAGTGCATTTTGTTTGGGCTATTTGTTGCTGCTGTTATATGTATGATatcttaattttgttgattaaGTTGCAATTTCATTGCTACAtatgatagaagactaagttgtTGTACTTGTTGAATTATTCCACTAGGAATATGGGAAATGCCCGGTAACCGGTGAACCACTTACCGCTGATGATATCGTTCCAGTTCAAACGGGGAAGGTACTGAATTTCAATATATTTACttaatttatttcattactgGTACAATTTTTGGTATATCTTTCTATATCTTTATATAAGCGTATTTATGTGCACGCAATTATGGGTATCTAGAAAATTACCTCTTAGTCATTGGTCTCAATGAGTTGTGCTAGAATCTTTATCAGATAAGCTAGTTGGCGTCttgtaattattataatttcttATGTTGATTTGTTCTATGGCTTCCTATGCAGATAGTGAGGCCCCGACCTGCACAAGCTGCTAGTATTCCTGGAATGCTCGGAATGTTCCAGCTTGTATGTCTTCTGATTATACTCATTTATTATATTcagtttattcaatttttttttttttaatttacaattgTAGCTTTGAATGTTGTCGTATATCCCGTATGTTAACCTGTGCTCTATACTCTACAACAATTGTCGCATTCAGTATGCAACTTTGATTGCCCTTAACATGTCGTGGTCTGTAAATTATCCAAAGAGAAACCATCTTTATTATACATGTGTGTGACTTTGATTGCCATTAATATGTCATGTTCTATGAATTATTTAACGAGAAACCATCTTTATTATACATGTGTGTGAGATAGAGAGATCTAAATATAGCCAACCAAGAGCATCCGATGATAAAAGGGATCCGTTAGCATTCTCAGCATTTGTATTCAGATTTTGATGAGTCCATTAGCATCACCCAGTCAATGGACTCCTACTATTTTACCAACATAACATAGCTATTATTCATTCTGTTCATGATAGCAGTTCAGGCTCTATATCAAGTTGATTATGAATCTTCCTTGAGAATAAGAACATTTTTGGATAGTGCGTAATTTCTTTAGATTGATAtaccattttattttattttaagttgtTTAATTGTTgtgagtatattttatatgtagTGTTAAGGTTTTTTTCCCTTGCTTACCTATAGGAATGGGACAGTTTGATGCTAGCCAACTTTGCAATGGAGAAACAACTACATACAGCAAGGCAAGAGTTGAGTCATGCTTTGTATCAGGTAATGTAACTaggaaatatatatattctaacTACATATATTTCTTACgagtttcttcttttgttttattcatTTCATTCAAACTGCATATATAGCTTACATGTGTTTTGCATTTTGATactcattttcttatttttagtgaATTGAAATGGAATTTGACTTGGTTGAATGACCTAATTTGGTAATCTGTATTTTGGCAGCATGATGCTGCATGCCGTGTTATTGCAAGACTCAAAAAAGAAAGGGACGAAGCAAGGTCATTACTTGCTCAGGCTGAGAGACAAATTCCCGCAGCACAATCAGCAGTTGCAGTAAATGCTTCTGTCCATAGCAATGGAACGCCAGGTTCTTTCTCTGTATGCTTCTCTGAGAATATAAcatattttcataaattaatttgttaattaatttgagctctattttttttttcttctagttgCTGATGACCAGCAGGGACCTGGTGTGAGCAATATACGACCTGGAATATCTGCCAGTATCCTAGAGAAAATGACCGAATGTAATGTAACTCTTTCACAGCAGCGGAAGATGCGGCAGGTACTGTTTATGCTGTGTTGCATTCTCTGATTTGTCTGATGTCACGTGCCAAAGTTTTAACAGTTTACTTTCCATGTGTAGTTTACATAATCTTTTCTTGAGAAAAGCTGCTAGTGAAGTTCAGCtgttttcacaaaatttatttGATAAGTTCTGATGGTTATTGCTTTTATCTCTATGTTGCTTTGGTGTTCAGATATCCCCAACATTAGCTCCAGTTGATGCGTTGGAGAGGTATACTCAGATATCTAGTCATCCTCTTCACAGAACAAGCAAACCAGGAATTTTATCGATTGATATTCAGTCTAACAAGGTATGAGATTGTGTTTACCTCTGTTATTATATCGTTTTGTTTAAGCATCACTTCCGTATGGGTATTTGACTCCAGTGAAAGACtcttaggcctcgtttggcagctcggactgtactgactatttctgtcggataggataaatagccaccggatagtactgactaaattagtcgggtgtttggtgcagtatcggactagtgactatattatttatattgtgtttggtattatactagataggaggaatcaaactaaaaaaaaaaaaaatttaaaaaaagtgaaatcatttttttgttcccagatctctccgcaccccccaaacaccctccctctctctcccttcttcttccccgactgcagaagaatcccaaataattgttccccagctctctccgccacaccccccaaactccctccctttctctcccatattcttcttccccgactaaataatccgggcgttttggttggttttattaagcgggTGTATACCGTGTTATCCTATCCGACCGGTTAAATTAATCCGGCGCTTATTTAGTACGAGTGAACGCCAAACACCCGAGTCCGTATAACTAATCCTATCCGATCTGCCAAACAGGGCCTTAGGTTCGTACTGgatgttgcatgatttttctCTTCAATACTGCCTTTGTACTATTAGAAGTGCATTTGTGATCTTTAATGTTCATATATCTACAGGTTTAGGTTTGGGGATGATCCTAAACCAAATGTGTtgaaatgaagaaaacaaatttagaAGGAACAAATCTAGAATTTATTGAGCCTTGAAGCTCTCTTGTTTTAGAGTTCTTTTGCGTAATGCTATATAATGAGAATTTAGATCTTTTGCAtgcttttcctaccttaatccACACTTTACACTGATCTTTCTCTTCATGGTATATACGGGATTACGGATTAAGGACAAAGTCATAAATCCTTGTGTGTCTGTCCTCTGTATTTTATGTCATTGAACTCAGTTATGTTTCCATTTTGCTGATCAAGTATTACTTTTTGGCTTTATTCTCGCAGAATCTCATTGCAACTGGAGGGGTTGATACAAATGCTGTAATCTTTGATCAGCCATCAGGGCAAATAATATCTACTCTTAGTGGTCATTCAAAGAAGGTTTCAACTATTAATTCTGTAGCAAGCAATTACTTGATTTCTTTCCATGAATGCATATTAAAGTTTGTGTATGTTTTTCTTTGGTAGGTTACGAGCGTGAAATTTGTAGGTCGGGATGATATGTTCATAAGTGGGTCAGCAGACAAGGTAAGCCGcaataaatttgttttcttcttgtttctttttttatggACAATTTTAATACCTCCATTGATCTATTTATTTCTTCATTACTATTTTATCTTCTCTATTTACTGGAGTTATCATTAGCTTTGTTTGTCATTCATTATTAATTTGGCCACTGCTAAACTCTGCCTACCTCACAGTTACAAGTTTAACCTTGGGACTTTGTATGTACATCTGTGTGGACCTACACGgatttaaatttatattctaAAGTTACTTTTTATGCAACTGGGGTGGTGATCAACCTCCCTGACCCAAACACAAAAAGAAGGAGATCAGGAAGGATAAATTGGAGTCAATAAAGAACTTTACATGCATGCAATTTAGATGTTATTGCATAGGTTGTAAGGGTGTAACTAATCAGATATTCAACCTATTGTACTCCATCTTTTGATGTTGTATCATCATTTTTCCCCTTTAATGTTGCAGACAGTTCGCATATGGCAAGGCTCTGATGATGGGAACTATAACTGTAGGCACATTTTGAAGGACCATACTGCTGAGGTAAATGGTTTGGACTTGagttctccaaaatttgttcaAAGTTAAAGCCCTTGGACAAAATATGTAATGAGCAGCAAATCCAAAAAAGGACCGCAGTGAATCTTCCTCTTTGTTTCTCCTGCAGACACACTTATCTATTTGACTTAATCTGTTTTAGCAATGTGACTGTAATTAAAGTACTTCAATCCCCAGGTCTACTTTTTGCGTCCACTTCTGTAATGTTTCTTTGTATTCAGGATTCGGAATCCATAGTTGATGTTATAGGATGTCTGGTAACCAAAATTTTATACCAATGTCCATGATAAAACAACTGCTATCTGaaaatttcactttattttgatatttgttcGACGGTACTGCTTAAGAAACAGAGCTTTATTATGCAACATTTTTTTGGTATAGTAGTTATGTGCTATCTATTTGAATTTATGTAGCGTGTCTCAAAATTTTCAGGTGCAAGCTGTTACTGTGCATGCCACTGGTGACTACTTTGTGACTGCTTCTCTTGATAGTACATGGTGCTTTTACGATATTGCTTCTGGGTTATGTCTAACACAGGTCTATCTCGCTCTCTCATGTGTATGTGCATATGCCATATACTATATACTATATTAAGTAATATTCTTTTTAAGTCATCTTCTAGTACAAGGCAGTACATTACAAATGCATGAACTTGAATTTCACTGTGTTTAATAACAATCTCGTTGCATTTTGTATGGAAAATATTTCTGATTGATCGTGTTGAAAGTTTCTGTAAACTGTTTAAATAGATGCATGCATATAGGTGCATATGTGCTTCTATATTTATTGAGTTCACTACAATAATGAATGATAATTGTAAAAATCTTCTTCATTTAAAAGATATTTTGAACTTTGGTTTTTGGAGGAAGGAGGGGAGGGGGTTGTGGGGTTGTGGCATTTAAGAATGAGTTTTTTTGGAGAGGATGGCGGGGGTTTAAAACAGCTATTTCAACTTCGATTTACATTTATGCTCCATGATGATATTGGTATAATGGAAGTTTATTTGGCTCTTTAGGTTGAGGATGCTTCTGCTTCGGAAGGCTATACATCTGTTGCATTTCATCCTGATGGTCTCATTCTTGGAACTGGCACCTCAGGGGCTCTTGTGAAAATTTGGGATGTAAAGGGTCAGGTATGTGGGTTTTTAGTTCC from Pyrus communis chromosome 4, drPyrComm1.1, whole genome shotgun sequence harbors:
- the LOC137730893 gene encoding pre-mRNA-processing factor 19-like; the protein is MNCALSGEVPEEPVVSKKSGLLFEKRLIERHISEYGKCPVTGEPLTADDIVPVQTGKIVRPRPAQAASIPGMLGMFQLEWDSLMLANFAMEKQLHTARQELSHALYQHDAACRVIARLKKERDEARSLLAQAERQIPAAQSAVAVNASVHSNGTPVADDQQGPGVSNIRPGISASILEKMTECNVTLSQQRKMRQISPTLAPVDALERYTQISSHPLHRTSKPGILSIDIQSNKNLIATGGVDTNAVIFDQPSGQIISTLSGHSKKVTSVKFVGRDDMFISGSADKTVRIWQGSDDGNYNCRHILKDHTAEVQAVTVHATGDYFVTASLDSTWCFYDIASGLCLTQVEDASASEGYTSVAFHPDGLILGTGTSGALVKIWDVKGQSNVATFEGHVGAITAISFSENGYFLATAASDGIKLWDLRKLRNFKKFTPYDAEPTNCVEFDYSGNYLAAAGSDIRIIQTASVKSEWNTIKTFPDMSGTGKATSVKFGPDANYIAVGSMDRNLRIFGLPGVDGAMES